In Streptomyces thermolilacinus SPC6, a single genomic region encodes these proteins:
- a CDS encoding MFS transporter: MPEPVDRWLLVAVAGLLSFVAMLDMNIVNIALAAISDSLDVSAATAQWAVLGYQLPVVALLLPVGRWLDGVGQRSALLVAAGGFALCSALAAAAPWASWLIAARLAQGVFGAVLFVLMPVLAIRSVRPEARGRAMSVPATLGPLGAVTGPAVGGLLLDHLGWRAVFLVKIPVCLLALVVAWRAMPKDGRLRALDGRALADTVLVASGVTALLVSLTLAYDAPGWLLLALAAVPPLWWWLRGPGGRPVTGALRDSRAYPAHGAVLGLAAAFAAMHYVAALHLQRDTGFTATATGLTLLAFPLGMGLAGPLGGRLADRYGARTVAVVGACLTAAGLLLLVPLDDGWSLPDIAWRLALAGVGMGLNGGPTQALVMGSAPRERTATVAATLQLARSLGFTVGPALATAAWGLAGPADGVRAGLALAAVAACAAVPLIALRGRTTPPPAPAPPPPGGTTDAEPGPASGPTPGSPPGPAADGPHAERPAATTGGATGAATGETTAVRTAENPPGRPA; encoded by the coding sequence GGGTTACCAACTCCCCGTAGTGGCCCTGCTCCTGCCCGTCGGGCGGTGGCTGGACGGGGTGGGGCAGCGGTCCGCGCTGCTCGTCGCGGCGGGCGGGTTCGCGCTGTGCAGCGCCCTCGCTGCCGCCGCGCCCTGGGCGTCGTGGCTGATCGCCGCGCGGCTCGCCCAAGGGGTCTTCGGCGCCGTGCTGTTCGTGCTGATGCCGGTGCTGGCGATCCGTTCCGTACGGCCCGAGGCACGCGGGCGTGCGATGAGCGTCCCCGCGACGCTGGGCCCGCTGGGCGCCGTGACCGGCCCGGCGGTGGGCGGACTGCTGCTGGACCACCTGGGCTGGCGCGCGGTGTTCCTCGTCAAGATCCCGGTGTGCCTGCTGGCGCTGGTGGTCGCGTGGCGGGCCATGCCGAAGGACGGACGGCTGCGCGCCCTGGACGGCCGGGCGCTGGCCGACACCGTGCTCGTGGCGTCCGGGGTCACCGCGCTGCTCGTGTCGCTGACCCTCGCGTACGACGCGCCCGGCTGGCTGCTGCTGGCGCTCGCCGCCGTACCGCCGCTGTGGTGGTGGCTGCGCGGGCCGGGCGGCCGCCCGGTGACCGGCGCGCTGCGGGACTCGCGCGCGTACCCGGCCCACGGGGCGGTGCTGGGCCTGGCGGCAGCGTTCGCGGCGATGCACTACGTCGCGGCCCTGCACCTCCAGCGGGACACGGGCTTCACGGCGACGGCCACGGGCCTGACCCTGCTGGCCTTCCCGCTCGGGATGGGATTGGCGGGACCGCTCGGCGGGCGGCTCGCCGACCGGTACGGGGCCAGGACCGTGGCCGTCGTGGGCGCGTGCCTCACCGCCGCGGGGCTGCTCCTGCTGGTGCCGCTGGACGACGGCTGGTCGCTGCCGGACATCGCGTGGCGGCTGGCGCTCGCAGGGGTCGGCATGGGCCTCAACGGCGGTCCCACCCAGGCCCTCGTCATGGGCTCCGCGCCCCGCGAGCGCACCGCCACCGTCGCCGCCACGCTCCAGCTCGCCCGCAGCCTGGGCTTCACCGTCGGCCCCGCCCTGGCGACCGCCGCGTGGGGCCTGGCGGGTCCGGCCGACGGGGTGCGCGCCGGGCTGGCCCTGGCCGCCGTCGCCGCGTGCGCCGCCGTCCCGCTGATCGCCCTCCGGGGCCGTACGACCCCGCCGCCCGCCCCGGCCCCGCCCCCGCCCGGCGGCACGACCGACGCGGAGCCCGGCCCGGCGTCCGGCCCGACACCCGGATCGCCGCCCGGTCCGGCGGCCGACGGCCCGCACGCCGAAAGGCCCGCCGCGACGACCGGCGGGGCAACCGGCGCGGCAACCGGGGAGACGACCGCCGTACGGACCGCCGAGAACCCACCCGGACGACCGGCGTGA
- a CDS encoding S1 family peptidase — protein MRRTTFVGTALTSALLLATAALGLSPASAASPTPSDSSVSASSPADGRGAAAARAGEALSPGLLTAMRRDLGLTEAQAADRLRAETAARGVEGPARRAAGSAYGGSWFEADSGRLTVAVTDSARRAAVEATGADAVVVRHTAQQLDTAKARIDRLKAPAGVASWHVDPEANTVAVNVVATHRDDAAVRAFLTHARQAGPVTVRTTGDVPRTFAAGTVGGDPYYTGNVRCSIGFSVHGGFVTAGHCGGQGAAVYGWDRSYIGTFQGSSFPENDYAWVSVGSGWWTVPVVLGWGTVPDQLVRGSAEAPIGASVCRSGSTTRWHCGVVLTKNETVNYSQGPVRQMTKTSVCAEPGDSGGSFISGDQAQGVTSGGWGNCSGGGQTWHQPVNEILNRYGLRLHTA, from the coding sequence GTGAGACGTACGACGTTCGTGGGCACCGCGCTCACCTCCGCGCTGCTCCTCGCCACGGCGGCCCTCGGCCTCTCCCCCGCCTCCGCCGCCTCCCCCACCCCTTCGGACTCCTCCGTCTCCGCGTCCTCCCCGGCCGACGGGCGGGGCGCCGCTGCCGCGCGTGCCGGCGAAGCCCTCTCCCCCGGCCTGCTCACCGCCATGCGCCGCGACCTCGGTCTGACGGAGGCCCAGGCCGCCGACCGCCTCCGGGCGGAGACGGCCGCACGCGGCGTCGAGGGGCCGGCGCGGCGGGCCGCGGGCTCCGCCTACGGGGGTTCGTGGTTCGAGGCCGACTCGGGCCGGCTCACCGTCGCGGTGACGGACTCCGCCAGGCGGGCCGCCGTCGAGGCGACCGGCGCCGACGCCGTGGTGGTACGCCACACGGCACAGCAGCTCGACACCGCCAAGGCCCGCATCGACCGCCTCAAGGCCCCGGCGGGCGTGGCGAGCTGGCACGTGGACCCGGAGGCGAACACGGTCGCCGTCAACGTCGTCGCCACGCACCGGGACGACGCGGCCGTGCGGGCCTTCCTGACGCACGCCCGCCAGGCGGGTCCCGTGACCGTGCGGACGACGGGCGACGTGCCCCGTACCTTCGCCGCGGGAACGGTCGGCGGGGACCCGTACTACACGGGCAACGTCCGCTGCTCCATAGGCTTCTCGGTGCACGGCGGCTTCGTCACCGCGGGCCACTGCGGCGGGCAGGGCGCGGCCGTGTACGGCTGGGACCGCAGCTACATCGGCACGTTCCAGGGCTCGTCGTTCCCGGAGAACGACTACGCGTGGGTGAGTGTCGGCAGCGGCTGGTGGACCGTGCCGGTCGTCCTGGGCTGGGGCACCGTCCCCGACCAGCTGGTGCGCGGCTCGGCCGAGGCGCCCATCGGCGCGTCCGTGTGCCGCTCCGGGTCCACGACCCGCTGGCACTGCGGTGTCGTCCTCACCAAGAACGAGACCGTCAACTACAGCCAGGGCCCGGTGCGCCAGATGACGAAGACCAGCGTGTGCGCCGAGCCGGGCGACTCCGGCGGCTCGTTCATCAGCGGTGACCAGGCCCAGGGCGTCACCTCGGGCGGCTGGGGCAACTGCTCCGGCGGCGGCCAGACCTGGCACCAGCCGGTCAACGAGATCCTCAACCGCTACGGCCTCCGCCTCCACACGGCCTGA
- a CDS encoding sensor domain-containing protein yields the protein MTRRWQAPAAARAHAAAALAAALALSVGACGGGTNGGEPAAGGSAPGGPAATATRPDPSRTGPGSEAPSPRPDGTTAARSPAAEGPGAAPDLEAVALRNGDLAEFRIADVPPLRTEPPGDVAPAACRVVADVRREAYEPRPTAIVRRYAIATGGEHLGTGTQVSLAATTEAGARAVLAALRDAVRACAGGYTGDGRGTTAVKADTPVDVGDEAVAFTTTGRGTPTAYTLVRQGSVLVRFAASSGSGGEPRTPLPVVVQQVMKLRAATD from the coding sequence ATGACCCGGCGATGGCAGGCACCCGCGGCCGCACGCGCACACGCGGCGGCGGCACTGGCGGCGGCACTGGCGCTCTCGGTCGGCGCCTGCGGCGGCGGGACGAACGGCGGCGAACCGGCGGCGGGCGGATCGGCGCCAGGCGGACCGGCCGCCACGGCCACCCGGCCGGACCCGTCCCGTACGGGGCCCGGTTCCGAGGCGCCCTCGCCGCGCCCGGACGGTACGACGGCCGCGCGGTCCCCGGCCGCGGAGGGCCCCGGGGCGGCGCCCGACCTGGAGGCCGTCGCGCTGAGGAACGGCGACCTCGCCGAGTTCCGGATCGCCGACGTACCGCCCCTCAGGACCGAGCCGCCCGGCGACGTCGCGCCCGCCGCGTGCCGGGTCGTCGCCGACGTACGCCGGGAGGCGTACGAGCCCCGGCCGACCGCGATCGTGCGGCGCTACGCGATCGCGACCGGCGGCGAGCACCTCGGCACGGGCACCCAGGTGAGCCTCGCCGCCACCACCGAGGCCGGGGCCCGCGCGGTGCTCGCCGCGCTGCGGGACGCCGTGCGCGCCTGTGCCGGCGGCTACACCGGCGACGGGCGCGGCACCACCGCCGTCAAGGCGGACACCCCGGTCGACGTCGGCGACGAGGCCGTGGCCTTCACCACGACCGGCCGGGGCACCCCCACGGCGTACACACTGGTCCGCCAGGGCTCCGTACTCGTCCGCTTCGCCGCGTCCTCCGGCAGCGGCGGCGAGCCGCGCACCCCCCTGCCGGTCGTCGTCCAGCAGGTCATGAAGCTCCGCGCGGCCACCGACTAG
- a CDS encoding YihY/virulence factor BrkB family protein, whose protein sequence is MDRNAHTPHDRPAREGDGPGAPREPARGPAQLPGRSYGSVLKRTLKEFKDDNLTDWAAALTYYGVLAIFPAMLALLSVLGLMGTSTIRPLIDNLGTLAPGAARDVITSVLEQLEGSQGKAGLALAVGLAVALWSASGYVAAFMRASNAVYDIGEGRPVWKTLPVRLAVTLVVVVLLALIAVGVVFTGSLARRTGEILGVGDTAITVWNIAKWPVMVILFSLIIALLYWAAPNVRRSFRWVLPGGLLAMLIWMAASALFALYVANFSSYDKTYGSLAAVIVFLIWLWISNIAILLGLEFNAELERQRAIADGHPPTAEPYVEPRDTRKL, encoded by the coding sequence ATGGACCGGAACGCGCACACGCCCCATGACCGCCCCGCACGCGAAGGCGACGGCCCCGGGGCGCCGCGGGAACCGGCGCGGGGGCCCGCGCAGCTGCCGGGCCGCTCCTACGGGTCCGTGCTGAAGCGCACCCTCAAGGAGTTCAAGGACGACAACCTCACCGACTGGGCGGCCGCGCTCACCTACTACGGGGTGCTGGCGATCTTCCCCGCCATGCTGGCCCTGCTGTCGGTCCTCGGCCTGATGGGAACGTCCACGATCCGGCCGCTCATCGACAACCTGGGGACACTGGCGCCCGGCGCCGCCCGCGATGTGATCACCAGCGTGCTGGAGCAGCTGGAGGGCAGCCAGGGGAAGGCCGGGCTCGCGCTGGCCGTCGGTCTGGCCGTCGCGCTGTGGTCGGCGTCCGGGTACGTGGCGGCGTTCATGCGGGCGTCCAACGCCGTGTACGACATCGGCGAGGGCCGACCGGTGTGGAAGACGCTTCCCGTACGGCTGGCCGTGACGCTCGTCGTGGTGGTCCTGCTGGCGCTGATCGCCGTCGGTGTGGTGTTCACCGGTAGCCTGGCCCGCCGCACCGGGGAGATCCTGGGTGTCGGCGACACGGCGATCACCGTGTGGAACATCGCCAAGTGGCCCGTGATGGTGATCCTGTTCAGTTTGATCATCGCCCTGCTGTACTGGGCCGCCCCGAACGTCCGGCGAAGCTTCCGCTGGGTGCTCCCGGGCGGGCTGCTGGCCATGCTGATCTGGATGGCCGCCTCGGCCCTGTTCGCCCTGTACGTGGCGAACTTCTCCAGCTACGACAAGACGTACGGCAGCCTGGCCGCCGTGATCGTGTTCCTGATCTGGCTGTGGATCTCCAACATCGCGATCCTGCTCGGCCTGGAGTTCAACGCGGAGCTGGAGCGCCAGCGGGCCATCGCCGACGGCCACCCGCCCACGGCCGAGCCGTACGTCGAACCGCGGGACACCCGCAAGCTCTGA
- a CDS encoding phage holin family protein, protein MATLYSRTRGGAHTPPSEEVRSADRSAGELLAAVTADVQHLLRQEVRLAKAEIQEEATKAGKAAGMYGGAGFAGYMVALFLSLAAVFGLANVMDAGWAALIVTAVWAVVAAVLFMLGRSRMREVSPKPERTIETLKEDAQWARHPTK, encoded by the coding sequence ATGGCGACCTTGTACTCGCGGACCCGCGGCGGGGCGCACACCCCGCCGTCGGAGGAGGTCCGGTCGGCTGACCGCTCGGCCGGTGAGCTGCTGGCCGCCGTGACGGCGGACGTGCAGCACCTGCTCCGGCAGGAGGTCCGGCTGGCGAAGGCAGAGATCCAGGAGGAGGCCACGAAGGCGGGCAAGGCCGCCGGGATGTACGGCGGCGCGGGCTTCGCCGGGTACATGGTGGCCCTCTTCCTGTCGCTGGCGGCCGTGTTCGGTCTCGCCAACGTGATGGACGCCGGCTGGGCCGCGCTCATCGTCACCGCCGTGTGGGCGGTGGTCGCGGCCGTGCTCTTCATGCTCGGCCGGTCCCGTATGCGGGAGGTGTCGCCGAAGCCGGAGCGGACGATCGAGACGCTGAAGGAGGACGCACAGTGGGCACGTCACCCGACCAAGTGA
- a CDS encoding helix-turn-helix domain-containing protein produces the protein MAAVARVADDPEDLATLDAYCATGSQRRAADLLHRHHSSVARRLEQIAKTLGVELTGPTGLTRARLALTMWRLLDDSGREPH, from the coding sequence GTGGCAGCGGTCGCCCGTGTCGCCGACGACCCGGAGGACCTGGCGACCCTGGACGCGTACTGCGCCACCGGCTCCCAGCGCCGCGCCGCCGACCTCCTCCACCGGCACCACAGCAGCGTCGCCCGCAGACTCGAACAGATCGCGAAGACCCTCGGCGTCGAACTCACCGGACCCACCGGGCTGACCCGCGCCAGGCTCGCCCTCACCATGTGGCGGCTCCTCGACGACTCCGGCCGCGAACCTCACTGA
- a CDS encoding DUF3618 domain-containing protein, translating to MGTSPDQVRADIEATRDRLSQNVDRLADRTSPKRMVRRRTDRARSAASGLRARVMGVASDTGSAAADRTRHAAHSAQESAGQVGEAVKQAPEQAMRQTQGNPLAAGVIAFGAGMLAASLLPESKSEQQAVSRISDRAGEMIEPVKAAAVESAQRLKEDATQTARETATQVKDTAADAARTTGEQARDQATHLKEQARDSGQHVAGEVRGSGSGSGSGGTPGSGQDRGTP from the coding sequence GTGGGCACGTCACCCGACCAAGTGAGGGCCGACATCGAAGCGACCCGTGACAGGCTGTCGCAGAACGTGGACCGGCTGGCCGACCGGACCAGTCCGAAGCGGATGGTGCGCAGGCGGACGGACCGGGCGCGCTCGGCGGCGTCGGGCCTGCGGGCCCGGGTCATGGGCGTCGCCTCGGACACGGGCAGCGCGGCCGCCGACCGTACGCGCCACGCGGCGCACTCCGCGCAGGAGAGCGCCGGGCAGGTCGGCGAGGCCGTGAAGCAGGCCCCCGAGCAGGCGATGCGGCAGACGCAGGGCAATCCGCTGGCGGCCGGTGTGATCGCGTTCGGCGCGGGCATGCTCGCCGCGTCCCTGTTGCCCGAGTCGAAGTCGGAGCAGCAGGCGGTGAGCCGTATCTCCGACCGGGCCGGCGAGATGATCGAGCCGGTCAAGGCCGCGGCCGTGGAGTCGGCGCAGCGGCTGAAGGAGGACGCCACGCAGACGGCCCGGGAGACCGCCACGCAGGTCAAGGACACCGCGGCGGACGCCGCCCGCACCACTGGGGAGCAGGCCCGTGACCAGGCCACGCACCTCAAGGAGCAGGCGCGCGACTCCGGTCAGCACGTCGCGGGCGAGGTGCGCGGGTCCGGTTCCGGGTCCGGGTCCGGCGGCACGCCGGGTTCCGGGCAGGACCGCGGCACGCCCTGA
- a CDS encoding serine hydrolase domain-containing protein gives MDAVHRAGIPGVYGEVRDDGRTWHGASGVADLRTGRPVTTGMRQRIGSVTKTFTAAAVLQQVDRGRIELDAPIARYLPGLVPGERGRKITVRMLLNHTSGIPDYITYAFPSLLGFPSSPDVSARSLDDNRFRQFRPAGLIELGLSAPPTGEPGGPTGVYSNTNYEILGLLLERVTGVGAEEYITRNVIERAGLRHTGFPDGPRLKGPHSRMYEGLWGLIDPPRDYSVYNMSWVTMGAGLVSTMEDLNRFYGALLDGRIVSRSSLAEMRRTLPVRALDGTTIEYGLGLHKVVTGCGTFWGHDGTVWGAGTVSLTRADGRRQMSVAVNLMRWSEVDSSGTPEHHPIDDALEALYGRAMCGDGEARAGKGAGDGGSSHGAAVVALPAGGLAPRPPSPVDDAGRVGGQPPKRR, from the coding sequence ATGGACGCCGTGCACCGCGCGGGGATCCCGGGCGTGTACGGCGAGGTGCGCGACGACGGCCGGACGTGGCACGGCGCCTCCGGGGTCGCCGACCTCAGGACCGGCCGTCCCGTCACGACCGGCATGCGGCAGCGCATCGGCAGTGTCACCAAGACGTTCACCGCCGCCGCGGTCCTCCAGCAGGTCGACCGGGGCCGGATCGAGCTGGACGCGCCGATCGCCCGCTATCTGCCGGGCCTGGTGCCGGGAGAGCGCGGCAGGAAGATCACGGTGCGGATGCTGCTCAACCACACGAGCGGCATCCCCGACTACATCACCTACGCGTTCCCGTCCCTCCTGGGGTTCCCTTCGAGTCCGGACGTCTCGGCGAGGAGCCTGGACGACAACAGGTTCCGGCAGTTCCGTCCGGCCGGGCTGATCGAGCTGGGGCTCTCGGCGCCTCCCACCGGGGAGCCCGGAGGCCCGACGGGGGTGTACTCCAACACCAACTACGAGATCCTCGGCCTGCTCCTGGAGCGCGTCACCGGCGTCGGGGCCGAGGAGTACATCACGCGCAACGTCATCGAGCGGGCCGGGCTGCGCCACACCGGCTTTCCGGACGGGCCGCGCCTCAAGGGGCCGCACTCGCGGATGTACGAGGGGCTGTGGGGGCTGATCGACCCGCCGCGCGACTACAGCGTGTACAACATGTCGTGGGTGACGATGGGGGCCGGGCTGGTGTCCACCATGGAGGACCTCAACCGGTTCTACGGCGCGTTGCTCGACGGCCGGATCGTCAGCCGGTCGTCGCTGGCGGAGATGCGGCGCACCCTCCCGGTCCGTGCCCTGGACGGCACGACGATCGAGTACGGCCTCGGTCTGCACAAGGTCGTCACCGGGTGCGGCACGTTCTGGGGCCACGACGGGACGGTTTGGGGGGCGGGGACGGTGTCCCTGACGCGGGCCGACGGCAGGCGGCAGATGTCCGTCGCGGTGAACCTGATGCGGTGGAGCGAAGTGGACTCGTCGGGGACGCCGGAACACCACCCGATCGACGACGCGCTCGAAGCGCTGTACGGGCGGGCGATGTGCGGTGACGGTGAAGCGCGGGCCGGGAAGGGCGCCGGGGATGGCGGGTCCTCGCACGGCGCGGCCGTCGTCGCGCTCCCGGCCGGCGGCCTGGCCCCGCGCCCGCCGTCCCCCGTTGACGACGCCGGCCGGGTGGGAGGTCAGCCGCCGAAGCGGAGGTAG
- a CDS encoding DUF2637 domain-containing protein has protein sequence MRDFGAGESYGTPYGFHDRTGTQPWAPLPSEGPTVPPGDLAGYGGPGGLLDSSWDPAEELASLLQDAIAAERNPPPPVVHPPDDTHYPHDTDYPRDHDRLAGLTQITADLPPVRRTAGPGHRKTRRGSISWVPTVSYSIAAVAAVLVSMVSVFGGIIAYDPLRHIAEPRTSADVVNWWPLLVYGPWLVASLSILRAAVHQRRAVHSWVVVLLFSFTAMLLCVAQAPRTLTDTAAAALPTVASLACFHQLVRLITLTRPPRRPTRGRRVLRPGARPGRTAAQPLGAHLPRQSPPGKRVL, from the coding sequence ATGCGTGACTTCGGCGCCGGGGAGTCCTACGGCACCCCCTACGGCTTCCACGACCGCACCGGCACCCAGCCGTGGGCCCCGCTGCCGTCCGAGGGGCCGACCGTCCCGCCGGGCGACCTCGCCGGGTACGGCGGTCCGGGCGGCCTTCTGGACTCCTCCTGGGACCCGGCGGAGGAACTGGCCTCCCTCCTCCAGGACGCCATCGCGGCCGAACGCAACCCCCCTCCGCCGGTGGTCCACCCGCCGGACGACACCCACTACCCGCACGACACCGACTACCCGCGCGACCACGACCGCCTCGCGGGCCTCACGCAGATCACCGCCGATCTGCCCCCGGTCCGCCGTACCGCGGGCCCCGGTCATCGCAAGACCCGCCGGGGCAGCATCAGCTGGGTGCCGACGGTCAGCTACTCCATCGCCGCCGTCGCCGCCGTCCTCGTCTCCATGGTGAGCGTCTTCGGCGGCATCATCGCCTACGACCCGCTCCGCCACATCGCCGAGCCCCGCACCTCCGCCGACGTCGTCAACTGGTGGCCGCTGCTCGTCTACGGGCCGTGGCTCGTGGCCTCCCTGTCCATCCTGCGGGCAGCCGTCCACCAGCGACGCGCCGTCCACTCGTGGGTCGTCGTCCTGCTGTTCTCCTTCACCGCGATGCTCCTCTGCGTCGCCCAGGCCCCCCGTACGCTCACCGACACGGCCGCGGCCGCCCTGCCGACCGTGGCGTCCCTCGCCTGCTTCCACCAGCTGGTCCGCCTCATCACGCTGACCAGGCCGCCCCGCAGGCCCACACGCGGCCGCCGCGTCCTGCGCCCCGGCGCCCGCCCCGGCCGTACGGCCGCCCAGCCCCTCGGGGCCCACCTGCCCCGGCAGTCGCCCCCCGGCAAGCGCGTCCTCTGA
- the asnB gene encoding asparagine synthase (glutamine-hydrolyzing) produces the protein MCGITGWVSFHRDARSQAPVIEAMTATLTPRGPDAGGVWVGERAAIGHRRLAVIDIAGGVQPMLDRPDDPAVVLTYSGEVYNHHELRAELRNLGHVFHTRSDTEVVLRAYAQWGEAMADHLEGMFAFAVWDEREQRLLLVRDRLGVKPLFWAEVSGGVAFASEPKALFAHPEIRPRVDADGLREAYSLLFNTGPTVWSGVREVEPGGLLVLDRGGVRERRYWQLEATAHRDDRDATVERVRELVGSAARSQLEADVPLCSLMSGGIDSTVLTGLLAEELRRREGGDARIRSYAVDYSDQAEEFTGDVLRTGHDTPYATEAGAFIGTDHSTVILDPRALLDPEHRKAVVVARDSPIGVGDMDTSLYLLFGEIRKHSTVALSGEAADEVFGGYPWFHNPKALAAETFPWLLVTGDDAAMPMNPELRLGLAEFRADTYRTALAAVPHLDDETPEEHRQRVMQHVSLTRWLRQLLHRKDRLSMAQGLEVRVPYCDHRLVEYAFSTPWSLKSFDGREKSLLRAAGAGYAPDSVLHRPKNHYPATHHPDYNRGLQDMAREALTGDQVRALADETLIKPCLDTPPDRLEWGHRLRLERVVDLALWLDHYKPELVL, from the coding sequence ATGTGCGGAATAACCGGCTGGGTGTCGTTCCACCGCGACGCCCGGTCCCAGGCGCCCGTCATCGAGGCCATGACCGCCACGCTCACCCCGCGCGGGCCCGACGCGGGCGGCGTGTGGGTCGGTGAGCGGGCCGCGATCGGCCACCGGCGCCTCGCCGTCATCGACATCGCCGGTGGCGTCCAGCCGATGCTGGACCGCCCCGACGACCCCGCCGTCGTCCTCACGTACAGCGGCGAGGTGTACAACCACCACGAGCTGCGCGCCGAGCTGCGGAATCTCGGCCATGTCTTCCACACGCGCAGCGACACGGAGGTCGTGCTGCGCGCGTACGCCCAGTGGGGCGAGGCGATGGCCGACCATCTGGAGGGCATGTTCGCGTTCGCCGTGTGGGACGAACGGGAGCAGCGGCTGCTGCTGGTGCGCGACCGGCTGGGCGTGAAGCCGCTGTTCTGGGCCGAGGTCAGCGGCGGTGTGGCGTTCGCGTCGGAGCCGAAGGCGCTGTTCGCGCACCCCGAGATCCGGCCGCGGGTCGATGCCGACGGGCTGCGGGAGGCGTACAGCCTGCTGTTCAACACCGGCCCGACCGTGTGGTCCGGCGTCCGCGAGGTGGAGCCCGGCGGGCTGCTCGTCCTCGACCGGGGCGGCGTCCGCGAGCGCCGGTACTGGCAGCTGGAGGCAACCGCGCACCGGGACGACCGGGACGCCACCGTCGAACGGGTCCGCGAACTGGTCGGATCGGCCGCCCGCAGCCAGCTGGAGGCCGACGTACCGCTGTGCAGCCTCATGTCCGGCGGTATCGACTCGACCGTCCTGACCGGGCTGCTCGCCGAGGAGCTGCGCCGCCGGGAGGGCGGTGACGCGCGCATCCGCTCGTACGCGGTGGACTACAGCGACCAGGCGGAGGAGTTCACCGGCGACGTCCTGCGCACCGGCCACGACACGCCGTACGCCACCGAGGCGGGGGCGTTCATCGGCACCGACCACAGCACGGTGATCCTCGACCCCCGGGCGCTGCTCGACCCGGAGCACCGCAAGGCGGTCGTCGTCGCGCGGGACTCGCCGATCGGCGTGGGCGACATGGACACGTCGCTGTACCTGCTGTTCGGGGAGATCCGCAAGCACTCGACGGTCGCCCTGTCCGGTGAGGCGGCCGACGAGGTGTTCGGCGGGTACCCGTGGTTCCACAACCCGAAGGCGCTCGCCGCGGAGACGTTCCCGTGGCTGCTGGTCACGGGCGACGACGCGGCAATGCCGATGAACCCCGAACTTCGGCTCGGGCTCGCGGAGTTCCGCGCCGACACGTACCGGACCGCGCTCGCCGCCGTGCCGCACCTGGACGACGAGACGCCGGAGGAGCACCGGCAGCGGGTGATGCAGCACGTGTCGCTGACGCGGTGGCTGCGCCAGCTCCTGCACCGCAAGGACCGGCTGAGCATGGCGCAGGGCCTGGAGGTCCGCGTGCCGTACTGCGACCACCGGCTGGTCGAGTACGCGTTCTCCACGCCGTGGTCGCTGAAGAGCTTCGACGGCCGCGAGAAGAGCCTGCTGCGCGCCGCCGGTGCCGGGTACGCGCCGGACTCGGTGCTGCACCGGCCGAAGAACCACTACCCGGCGACCCACCACCCCGACTACAACCGGGGTCTCCAGGACATGGCGCGTGAGGCGCTGACCGGCGACCAGGTGCGGGCGCTGGCCGACGAGACGCTGATCAAGCCGTGCCTGGACACGCCGCCCGACCGCCTGGAGTGGGGCCACCGGCTGCGCCTGGAGCGGGTCGTGGACCTGGCGCTGTGGCTGGACCACTACAAGCCCGAACTGGTCCTCTGA
- a CDS encoding alpha/beta hydrolase, with protein sequence MDPELEAFVPFLPHFDMNDPVAARKIFAERAASAPAPDTSRMEVEDRTVPADPDVPVRIYRPHRAQGALVWLHGGGGICGDLDTEHPWAARLASLSGAVVVSVAYRLAPEHRFPAALDDACAALAWTAEHAAELGVDPARIAVGGHSAGGGLAAATALRARDEQGPPIRFQLLNEPGLDDRPLTWSRRNFTDVPWCDSNQVAASWRHYLGSAPATPYAAPARADDLSGLPPAYIATAELCPNRDEDIAYALRLLQAGVSVDLHQWPGTFHGSQAIMSAAVSQRQIADVGAALRRALAP encoded by the coding sequence ATGGACCCAGAACTCGAAGCGTTCGTCCCGTTCCTCCCGCACTTCGACATGAACGACCCGGTCGCCGCGCGCAAGATCTTCGCCGAGCGTGCGGCCTCCGCGCCGGCGCCCGACACGTCCCGGATGGAGGTCGAGGACCGCACCGTCCCCGCCGACCCGGACGTGCCGGTGCGGATCTACCGCCCGCACCGGGCGCAGGGGGCGCTGGTCTGGCTGCACGGCGGCGGAGGCATCTGCGGCGACCTGGACACGGAGCACCCGTGGGCCGCCCGGCTCGCCTCGCTCTCCGGGGCGGTGGTGGTCTCCGTGGCCTACCGGCTGGCGCCCGAGCACCGGTTCCCGGCCGCCCTGGACGACGCCTGCGCCGCACTGGCCTGGACCGCCGAGCACGCCGCCGAGCTCGGCGTCGACCCGGCGCGCATCGCGGTCGGCGGTCACAGCGCCGGGGGCGGGCTCGCGGCGGCGACCGCGCTGCGGGCCCGCGACGAGCAGGGGCCGCCGATCCGCTTCCAACTGCTCAACGAGCCCGGTCTCGACGACCGGCCGCTGACGTGGTCGCGGCGCAACTTCACCGATGTGCCCTGGTGCGACAGCAACCAGGTGGCGGCGTCATGGCGCCACTACCTGGGCTCGGCGCCCGCCACGCCGTACGCCGCACCGGCGCGCGCCGACGACCTGTCCGGGCTGCCGCCGGCGTACATCGCCACGGCGGAGCTCTGCCCCAACCGCGACGAGGACATCGCGTACGCGCTGCGTCTGCTCCAGGCGGGCGTGTCGGTGGACCTGCACCAGTGGCCCGGCACGTTCCACGGGTCGCAGGCGATCATGTCCGCCGCGGTGTCGCAGCGTCAGATCGCCGACGTCGGCGCGGCGCTGCGCCGCGCCCTGGCCCCGTGA